One window of the Cryptomeria japonica chromosome 7, Sugi_1.0, whole genome shotgun sequence genome contains the following:
- the LOC131071196 gene encoding uncharacterized protein LOC131071196: MLGRRPRPLHPVGVVPASLRSLVSDSQRARLLSRLFFCRFLGGVLVLTFILFRAITTGQLYAPRPSTMHNPKLDSEKRLVLMTLEYKKSTFSGNGVYAQSIARSLAKRGNHVLVLSAKPTNKTIKLNNGEISKQEMLQETELRMYEIDVEVEGSKWGRLDWKSPWRNFADGITENVVKMVVEFNPSWILVVDWSALPAYLRLGEATGIQQCPMAFLNFRIYYISEYKGSEGMKEKDFYRDMESKAVSMASTIAALSSRDAHILSTELGSGISPGVLPKPLFPPLREDIRSLAMSTLKSSGDWKKGRKYISCCVRLSPEKNADLFASIVESLAGFMEDQGILPFLCGGAHGGGEYADSIKQRVRVAFPKAVIYEGFMGPTQLADVFSQTLLNVHPCIYDAYGMTIVEAAAFEAPSIVHVGLGGAVGAAEFLDPEKGQVFGLDLCAPIEIISSKIKGLIIDDLKLTQIGREAGLRSLSWDEDANAGQLLKILESSSGTSKSDIEIQSLEDYKHK; the protein is encoded by the coding sequence ATGCTAGGCAGGCGCCCTCGCCCATTGCACCCTGTGGGTGTGGTGCCTGCCTCCTTGAGATCCCTAGTGTCTGATTCTCAACGGGCCAGATTGTTGAGCCGGTTGTTCTTCTGTAGATTCCTAGGTGGGGTTTTAGTTCTCACATTTATCTTATTCCGAGCAATTACCACTGGCCAATTGTATGCCCCTCGACCCAGTACAATGCACAATCCTAAACTGGATTCTGAGAAACGATTAGTTCTCATGACCCTTGAGTACAAGAAATCCACATTCAGTGGCAATGGTGTCTATGCTCAATCCATAGCAAGATCTCTCGCCAAAAGGGGGAATCATGTCTTGGTGTTGAGTGCAAAGCCAACAAACAAGACCATTAAACTAAACAATGGTGAGATTTCCAAGCAGGAAATGTTACAAGAGACTGAATTAAGGATGTATGAAATAGATGTGGAAGTAGAGGGATCTAAATGGGGAAGATTGGACTGGAAAAGTCCATGGCGTAATTTTGCAGATGGGATCACAGAAAATGTTGTCAAAATGGTTGTTGAATTCAATCCATCATGGATTTTGGTTGTAGATTGGTCTGCACTTCCTGCATATTTACGCCTCGGGGAGGCTACAGGTATCCAGCAATGTCCAATGGCTTTTCTAAACTTCCGCATATATTATATATCAGAATATAAGGGCAGTGAGGGAATGAAGGAGAAAGATTTCTATAGGGATATGGAGTCAAAGGCTGTGTCAATGGCCTCTACTATCGCTGCATTGAGTTCTAGAGATGCTCACATACTCTCAACAGAGCTGGGATCTGGCATCTCTCCAGGTGTTTTACCAAAGCCCCTGTTTCCTCCTCTTCGAGAAGACATCCGGTCTTTGGCTATGTCAACATTAAAAAGTTCAGGTGACTGGAAGAAGGGAAGGAAGTATATTTCATGCTGTGTTCGTCTTTCTCCAGAGAAGAATGCCGATCTTTTTGCTTCTATTGTTGAATCTCTTGCAGGTTTTAtggaagatcaaggcattttaccTTTTCTATGTGGCGGAGCTCATGGTGGTGGGGAGTATGCAGACAGTATTAAACagagggttagggttgcatttccaAAAGCAGTGATTTATGAAGGTTTTATGGGTCCAACTCAGCTTGCTGATGTTTTTTCTCAAACACTATTGAATGTACATCCCTGCATTTATGATGCATATGGAATGACCATAGTGGAAGCAGCTGCTTTTGAAGCTCCTTCAATTGTGCATGTTGGCTTAGGTGGTGCAGTTGGAGCTGCAGAATTTTTGGATCCTGAGAAAGGACAAGTTTTTGGTTTAGATTTGTGTGCTCCTATAGAAATAATATCCAGTAAGATAAAGGGGTTGATTATTGATGATTTGAAGCTAACCCAGATTGGTAGGGAAGCAGGCTTACGGAGCCTTTCATGGGATGAAGATGCCAATGCAGGGCAACTCTTGAAAATTCTGGAGAGTTCCTCTGGCACATCTAAATCAGATATTGAAATTCAAAGTTTGGAAGACTACAAGCACAAATAA